In one window of Streptomyces sp. NBC_01224 DNA:
- a CDS encoding phosphopantetheine-binding protein gives MTGQLGADDLRRMARGGLLPLSSEQGLELFDAAAALTDEPVLVPVPLDFAVLRRNALTNDVPTVLRSLVRKPIRRLGEDGRTAASGGAEPFADRMRAVPVPERERLALQLVCDHVAEVLGHASGASIKPHDAFTELGFDSLTAVDLRNRLNTATGLRLPATLVFDHPTPGALSEHILTEIAPGKAALVSALEALDRLETVFDALTPDGEGPVATVTARLNALMARWNEECGPARARDDVSNDAGNDFNLSQTLGTASDDELFEFIDNKFGR, from the coding sequence ATGACCGGGCAGCTGGGTGCGGATGATCTGCGGCGGATGGCCAGGGGCGGTCTGCTGCCGTTGTCGTCGGAGCAGGGACTCGAACTGTTCGACGCGGCCGCGGCATTGACCGACGAGCCGGTACTCGTCCCCGTCCCCCTCGACTTCGCCGTACTGCGCAGGAACGCCCTCACGAACGATGTGCCCACGGTGCTGCGGTCTCTCGTACGAAAGCCGATCAGGCGCCTTGGCGAGGACGGTCGCACCGCCGCGTCCGGCGGTGCCGAACCCTTTGCCGACCGGATGCGTGCGGTACCCGTCCCGGAGCGCGAGCGGCTGGCACTCCAGCTGGTGTGCGATCACGTGGCCGAAGTCCTCGGCCATGCCTCGGGGGCGTCCATCAAGCCGCACGACGCCTTTACCGAGCTGGGATTCGACTCGCTGACCGCCGTGGACCTCCGGAACCGGCTGAACACGGCGACGGGGCTGCGACTGCCCGCGACTCTGGTCTTTGACCACCCCACCCCCGGTGCGCTGTCCGAGCACATCCTGACCGAGATCGCCCCCGGCAAGGCGGCGCTGGTCTCGGCGCTCGAGGCACTCGACCGGCTGGAGACGGTGTTCGACGCGCTCACGCCGGACGGCGAAGGCCCCGTCGCCACGGTCACCGCCCGGCTGAACGCACTCATGGCCAGGTGGAACGAGGAGTGCGGGCCGGCACGTGCCCGGGACGACGTGAGCAACGACGCCGGTAACGACTTCAACCTCAGCCAGACACTCGGTACAGCCTCAGACGACGAGCTGTTCGAATTTATCGACAACAAGTTCGGCAGGTGA
- a CDS encoding ROK family protein, translating into MTFLGIDVGGTKVALQTDGGAQPRSAVFPWPQTSSAADDLEALARNVRALLDDTPQPVEAVGVAMPATVGPDGLVTTWPGRPSWTGLDLGAALHALFPGSRVLWADDGDLAALAEADEANCPDVVYLGVGTGIGGGIVLGGRPCPGTARGSCEVGHVIVDPKGPLCDCGRRGCVQAVASGPATLRRAGRLRGEPVSFAELAEGIHDERDWAVTAIGESCDALAVALVNLNELVRPSLALIGGGFAAGLPGFAGTVAERAHALARPGHPVAHVRAAALGGLSSLRGAVLLARGPHPG; encoded by the coding sequence GTGACGTTCCTGGGAATCGACGTCGGCGGCACCAAGGTTGCCCTGCAGACCGACGGCGGCGCACAGCCACGCTCCGCGGTGTTCCCGTGGCCGCAGACGAGCAGCGCCGCGGACGACCTGGAGGCTCTCGCCAGGAACGTCCGCGCGCTGCTCGACGACACCCCGCAGCCCGTCGAGGCGGTCGGCGTCGCCATGCCGGCGACCGTCGGCCCGGATGGTCTGGTGACCACCTGGCCCGGCCGTCCCAGCTGGACCGGGCTGGACCTGGGCGCCGCGCTCCACGCCCTCTTCCCCGGTAGCCGGGTGCTCTGGGCGGACGACGGAGACCTGGCAGCCCTCGCAGAGGCGGACGAAGCGAACTGCCCGGACGTCGTGTACCTCGGCGTCGGCACCGGCATCGGCGGTGGCATCGTCCTCGGCGGGCGCCCCTGCCCCGGAACCGCCCGCGGCTCCTGCGAGGTCGGCCATGTGATCGTCGACCCCAAGGGCCCGCTGTGCGACTGCGGACGACGCGGCTGTGTGCAGGCCGTCGCCTCCGGCCCGGCCACCTTGCGCCGGGCCGGCCGACTGCGAGGGGAGCCCGTGAGCTTCGCCGAGCTGGCGGAAGGCATCCATGACGAGCGGGACTGGGCCGTCACGGCGATCGGCGAGAGTTGTGACGCCCTGGCGGTGGCTCTCGTCAACCTCAACGAACTCGTCCGTCCCTCACTGGCGCTGATCGGTGGCGGATTCGCCGCCGGACTCCCCGGCTTCGCCGGCACAGTGGCCGAAAGAGCCCACGCTCTCGCCAGACCGGGCCACCCTGTCGCCCACGTACGCGCCGCCGCACTCGGCGGCTTGTCGTCCTTGCGCGGCGCGGTTCTCCTCGCCCGGGGCCCTCACCCCGGGTAG
- a CDS encoding YceI family protein produces the protein MSQTAANPLTVPAPGTYTIDSDRSAITFRTRHVFGLAGVDGSFSVLSGQIRVAAEVTESGARAVIDANSFTTGNDSRDKVVRSDKYLATAAHPHISFTSDAVRESQGAYTLHGELTVRATTQPVELSIEQSEIRAGGISFRATTKIDRYAFGITADKGMTARYLILTLDIVASPA, from the coding sequence GTGTCACAGACAGCAGCGAACCCCCTGACCGTGCCGGCCCCCGGTACCTACACCATCGACTCCGACCGCAGCGCCATCACCTTCCGTACCCGGCACGTCTTCGGCCTCGCAGGCGTGGACGGCTCCTTCTCCGTCCTCAGCGGCCAGATCCGGGTCGCGGCCGAGGTCACGGAATCCGGTGCGAGGGCCGTCATCGACGCCAACAGCTTCACCACGGGCAACGACTCGCGGGACAAGGTCGTACGCTCGGACAAGTACCTGGCCACCGCCGCGCACCCCCATATCTCCTTCACCTCGGACGCGGTGCGCGAGTCCCAGGGTGCGTACACCCTGCACGGCGAACTGACGGTCCGTGCCACGACCCAGCCGGTGGAACTCTCCATCGAGCAGTCGGAGATCCGGGCGGGAGGGATCAGTTTCCGCGCCACCACGAAGATCGACCGGTACGCCTTCGGCATCACCGCCGACAAGGGCATGACCGCCCGCTACCTGATCCTCACCCTCGACATCGTCGCCTCGCCGGCGTGA